In one Dunckerocampus dactyliophorus isolate RoL2022-P2 chromosome 9, RoL_Ddac_1.1, whole genome shotgun sequence genomic region, the following are encoded:
- the LOC129187823 gene encoding gamma-crystallin M3-like, producing MGRIIFYEDRNFQGRSYECMSDCSDMSSYLNRCQSCRVESGCFMVYERPNFMGNQYFMRRGEYSDSMSMMGMRDCIRSCRSIPMHRGQFRIKIFERENFSGMMHELHEDCDNIMERFRMNDCMSCQVMDGHWLLFEQPHFRGRMMYVRPGEYRSFREMGMSNMRFMSMRRIMDI from the exons ATGGGCAGG ATCATCTTCTACGAGGACAGGAACTTCCAGGGTCGCTCCTACGAGTGCATGAGCGACTGCTCCGACATGTCCTCCTACCTCAACAGGTGCCAGTCCTGCCGGGTGGAGAGCGGCTGCTTCATGGTCTACGAGCGCCCCAACTTCATGGGCAACCAGTACTTCATGAGGAGGGGCGAGTACTCCGACTCCATGAGCATGATGGGCATGCGGGACTGCATCAGGTCCTGCCGTTCCATCCCCATG cacagAGGCCAGTTCCGGATCAAGATCTTTGAGAGGGAGAACTTCAGCGGCATGATGCACGAGCTGCACGAGGACTGCGACAACATCATGGAGCGCTTCCGCATGAACGACTGCATGTCCTGCCAGGTGATGGACGGCCACTGGCTGCTGTTTGAGCAGCCCCACTTCCGTGGCAGGATGATGTACGTGAGGCCCGGCGAGTACCGCAGCTTCAGGGAGATGGGCATGAGCAACATGAGATTCATGAGCATGAGACGCATCATGgacatatga